In Colwellia sp. PAMC 20917, a single genomic region encodes these proteins:
- a CDS encoding LysR family transcriptional regulator: MQWDGISEFVYVAENESFTLASKKMAISTAQVSRQISALEKRLNIKLFYRTTRKVSLTEEGRVFYQHCRSVLDGLDAAERAITNLQSKPQGKIKLTAPVTYGEKQVLPLVNNFMKQYNDVEVSAYLSNRQIDIVDEGYDLAIRLGKLSDSTMMAKKLGKRTNYVCASPSYLEKQGIPHSISELNKHSCLLGTNDHWHFRESGREKSIRVTGRLRYNNGYSLTDAALKGLGIVQLPDYYVQHHIQRGELVTLLDSYRAPDEGIWAVYPQNRHLSPKIRLLVDYLAEQLL; encoded by the coding sequence ATGCAATGGGATGGTATTAGCGAATTTGTTTATGTTGCGGAAAATGAGAGCTTTACGCTCGCTTCAAAAAAAATGGCGATATCAACAGCGCAAGTGAGTCGCCAGATCAGTGCGCTAGAAAAGCGCCTTAATATCAAATTATTTTATCGCACAACACGCAAAGTATCCTTAACCGAAGAGGGACGTGTTTTTTATCAGCACTGTCGTAGCGTACTCGATGGATTAGATGCAGCAGAACGTGCTATTACAAACTTGCAATCTAAACCTCAAGGGAAAATTAAGTTAACAGCCCCAGTAACCTATGGTGAGAAACAGGTATTGCCCCTTGTGAATAATTTCATGAAACAATATAACGATGTAGAAGTGTCTGCTTATTTAAGCAATCGTCAAATTGACATCGTTGATGAAGGGTATGACTTAGCTATTCGTCTGGGTAAATTAAGCGATTCGACAATGATGGCAAAAAAATTAGGTAAGCGAACAAACTATGTTTGTGCCTCGCCAAGCTATCTAGAAAAACAGGGGATACCACATTCTATATCAGAGCTTAATAAGCACAGTTGTTTATTGGGGACAAATGATCACTGGCATTTTAGAGAGTCAGGCAGAGAAAAAAGTATCCGAGTAACGGGGAGGTTACGATACAACAATGGTTATAGCTTAACCGATGCAGCACTCAAAGGTTTAGGGATAGTGCAGTTACCAGATTACTATGTTCAACATCATATTCAACGTGGCGAACTGGTTACCTTGTTAGACAGTTATCGTGCGCCTGACGAAGGTATATGGGCGGTTTATCCTCAAAACCGCCATTTATCACCTAAAATTAGATTACTTGTTGACTATTTAGCTGAGCAACTACTTTA
- a CDS encoding DMT family transporter, whose amino-acid sequence MSWLFLLLGVIAETLSHVALKETEGFTRPIPSALVLIGHLAAFMFLSQAMKGMPVGIVHALWAGLAIVSVTLLSTIVYRQHLDLTTWAGMALVATGVVLINLSQGHAH is encoded by the coding sequence ATGAGCTGGTTATTTCTTTTATTAGGCGTTATCGCTGAAACATTATCTCACGTTGCGTTAAAAGAAACAGAGGGATTTACCCGCCCGATACCAAGTGCTTTGGTGTTAATAGGGCACCTTGCGGCTTTTATGTTTTTGTCGCAAGCAATGAAAGGGATGCCGGTTGGTATTGTTCATGCTTTATGGGCTGGATTAGCGATTGTAAGTGTAACGTTATTATCAACTATCGTTTATCGCCAACACTTAGATTTAACGACCTGGGCAGGTATGGCACTTGTTGCCACAGGGGTTGTATTAATTAATTTATCTCAAGGGCATGCACACTAA